A stretch of DNA from Ricinus communis isolate WT05 ecotype wild-type chromosome 4, ASM1957865v1, whole genome shotgun sequence:
tgacatACCTTTTTGTCGATAAGGGTTGTCATGTCCTCAGAATCTTCATTTTCCAATTTAAAAACATCTTGAAACCCAAATGATTTTGTTCCACTGCCAAAAATATTAACACaaagtatatatttacaaACTATCAGTTTTTGCCATTAAACGAAGAGAATATATCTTAGTATTCAATGCCATACTGCAAGATAATTTTGCACCACAAAATACTTTAAGATTCCTTACTTAGCAACTTGCGTATCATTTTTCTTGGCCTTGTTGATTTTAACTACAGTCTCCAATACAGCCTGTAAAAACAAACCAAGACTGGCATGAAAAGACACCCAACTTTCCCCGtaaaataccaaaaataaagttcaaaGACAAACTGCATTAACTGTTGTTTGAGCTTCATGACCCACATAACTAGATACCTGCCAATATCCTTTTTCTAATTATGCGTTACAACTGTGTAACTAGTCTAGTAAGCCAAGAATTTCAAAATGCATTACCAGGGAAGTTATACAGGAGAATCAAAAAATACCAAGATCCAACCTGTAAAGCCCTTGCATATAGTATACTAAGGGAGACATATACCTAATTTATTGCTGCGAAATATattctcaaaaaataaatctagacttttaatattttatgagtaGGGCCTGAGATTTAAAGAAGACAAATGTACCACATTTGATccaatacaaaattaaaattacctGTTCATCAGCCACACTACTGTTGAAACTGCTTCCATCAGAACCtagaaaaagagagaacaaACTTGAGAATCAACCATACAGCATCTAAGGAACTGAACTATGGACTGCTAGAATAAAGTGCATAATTATCAACTTAAATCGGCATATAAAATAGAATCATGTGCCGCAGAAGGCATAGCACAACAAACATCTAACTGAATCTAAATAAAGCTCATACTTAAGCGTCATAGTCAACCTAAGGAGAGAAGTCCAGGCCATGATTATCAGACCTGTCACTAATCCACAATTTAACAATGAAATGGACAGGCATAATTAATTCAGATTTTTAAACAAGGAACTTCTTTAAGCTCATATTTAAATCGAAACAAACCCATTGCTGCAGAGCTCTGCAAGATGATTTCCCAGTTTGCTTGTATCATATTTCCAGTCATAATATCTATATTGGTAAAAAGACTCTTTGACTTTATACCctcttttgtgttttttaaaCATAATTTCATAGCTTCTCATGAAGTTATATAATTCCTTTGAAGCTATATCATGGTCCTTTTGCTACCTCCGCAGCAAAGATGAAGGGGAAAAAAGAAGCAGTCTCGCCTACGTAATCCTCATGTTAGAAAGAGGGTATTAGCTGCAAATCTCATCACTTCCATCAAATATCAATATCCTATCTCATTTGCTTCAATAGAGCATTGAATGTTAAAAAACCATCTCACCTTTTAACAACATGTTATGCTGCTATGTTTATTCAATCTTGCAGTTGTAAAAATTGTCAATATCAAGATACATATTCAAGTCTCTTGATCATTATTCACATTGAACTCCATAGATATGAATTCACAAAAAGTATAAACAACTACTGAAAATCGGTTGCCACTGTTAAAAACACTTCATAGATCCTGGCTTTTTCTACTGCAACACTTTTTTTAGAAACTATTGTtacttttgaaataaattaaaaggcATGATCCGCACTGACGTTTACATATTGCACTCCGAAGATAAGAAAATCCCCACTGATTCTCCCAGAAGATTAAACTAGGAGTAACgggtgaataaataaaataaataaatcaagacaACGTAAAATGAGATCAGCTAAAATATATGCCCTAGAGTATCTTAGTTGACGAAGTCATATTCAACAAAAGTGACTTCAATTATGAATCTAAATAGCACTACTAAATTATGGATTGCATTCTTATATTgccataaaatataaagacaaAAACTCGTTCAATCTCTAGTCATTCATGTAAATTGAGCACCATGTTTGTGTATTATCAAGGGAAAGTAGTATCAACTGaaaattttgagtttaaacataaataaaataggtcatctatatttcttctataaaaaaagagagaaacagAAAGCAAGAGCCAGAAACCTTCAGGCTGATCATTTTCAGAGAATTCTTTCTGGAGAACTCGATCGAACATTTGCGCTATACTGCCATCTCCATTATCAGGTGCGGATGAATTTAACAAATTCCCGTAAAACCGCTCCCTCATTTCCTTGTCAGATCTCGCCGATACAGAAATCGCTGTAGAAATTAATAGGACTAGCAACGACAGCAACCAATACCGTTTCGCTCCGAAGATCGCCATAGTCTATGGCaatctctccctctctctcctacaattcaaaatccaaaggGAGAGAGAAAGGGGAAATTAGAAGAGTATATAATAACAATGCGTGATCGTGCGCGAGATCGAACTGGAAAGCCTAATATCGTGCACTTATCTTTTTCCTCTGTTCTTTGTGTTTGTTATTAATCATTGGGACTTTAATTAACGACTCATGGCGGGATCGTGTTGGGCTATTGGGTTTTGCAAGTAGCTAGTGGCGTGAGAAGCTTGCGTCATATCGACGTTCCGCGCGTGTAAAAGTAGATCTCGCGTCTCAGACTTCTTGTGATTAAGGTTTTGTTAATGTGGTTAATAATGGTGAAGTATACAAAAGGATCGAGGTGCTTTTATCATAAAGATtgttaatttatatgattaaatttgtttaataaatgtaaggatattttttcaatttttctttataaaaattattagttttatttttatttaaatctttattaataaaaatacgattaaaatattataagaatTTGTAATGCATactcaattataaaaaaaatatgtcttgttaaatgttttaaatgttaatgcattgcagttttattttaagaaataactaaaataatttattaggaACATTCCGAAgaataatatgatataatttttttatcaatttataattaatcattgatataattattttttaggtgaataaattattttttatttataattatataatttagttgATAATCACTTGTATCCATTAGTTaactcctttttctttgaggaaaataattttaattagttaactCCTTTCAGTATGTAGTGTTAACTCCAATTAGTAATTATGTCGGTTAGGATAATATTTCATAGATCTCatgcaaaatatatattttattatttcattacattagtataatatttgattgaaatttattaaaaaaatcattttatattttaatattataaaatgtacTGATTTACTTATATGgagtttatttaaaaaatttatatattttattaaaatataatctaattataactaattttatataaatttaattatgtaaaatattaaattccttcatacactttttaaaatataaattttaaattcataaataaattttataaatctcaACTAAACATATCCTTGCTaatctaaaaaaatcaaagataCAATACAAGGTAATAAGGGAAAATCACACAGAGTGCCTAGGTATAGCATGTTTCCAttgttattcttctttttcttgatgaaaatgaaaattttagtCATTTGTTTGGACAAAAGTATATTCCTGTTCATAATTATTCAAGCACAGGCTATTATGCTTGTTTGAGTTAATAAATGACCCCATtagtaaattagtaaaaaCTAAAAAGCATGTTCGTGGGGGCTGAATGCGGAGTATTACTAAGCAAGTGGTTAATATGCTCCTATCATTAATTAAGGAGTCGCAAAGCAGTGATGTGATACTCATACTGCCACCTCCACTCCTTCTCTACTCGAAGAATAACCAAATCGTTTTTCAactcaaaagaagagaatcATTTTCGAGCTGTAGGGCAGCGCAGCATGATTACCGGAAATTTTgagatttttcataattatatgCGTAAGTTTTAGACAGATTCTTGTGGAATACATTCagcaaataaaaattcttcCATAGTTTCATCTACAGAAGGACGAGCGGAGTTGCTGATGGtgtaaatttgaataataggTCAGGTGCTAATCGGCCCATGGCGTATGGGCTAAAAGGTGGAAGTGGAATTTTAAACTCGGGTGTTAATCAGCCCATGACGGGTCTTAGCCAAGTTTGATATCAATCACAAATCAAAGGGAGAGCGTGCTCTCCACAAGTTCAACACCACCCACTTTTCAAACTGGCTGATACTTTTGtcctatattttttaaagtttcaaCGCCACACACCTACTCAGACTCCGATTTTGTGTTAGATAGAGCGAGACCTACTTACCCATTTCAATGGCGACAATTGCTGCTGCAACTGCACTGGCCGCTGGTTTTTGTTACAGCAAATCGAGAGTGGAGGGACTCAAGCCAACCACTCATGCAGCTGCCAAACCGAGGCGCATGATTGCTGTGAGAGCTGAAGCTCAAGGCATCAACCCAGCAATTAGAAAGGATGAAGAGAAAGTAGTTGACTCCGTTATGGTCGCTGAGCTCTCTAAGCCACTCACTCCTTATTGCAGGTTTGAATTGCTTCACTCACTTCATTTTATGGCAGTTTACTTCTGTTAGCTTCACAACTTCACAATGATTGTCaagtaacaaaataaaaggtcTTTGTTGCATGAAAATGAGCCAAAACCATCAATATTTGTTTCattgaatattataaaattataatggtcaagtagtaaaaaaaaaaaaaaaaaacccaaaacTTATGGGATTTTAGTTAGTTttggaaatattttttattttggtaaaAATAGCTCAATTGTAGGCCAATATACTCAATTCTGTTATCGCATTTGAGTGGGACATGAAGTCGTTACACCATTCAATTTAcctcattttaattataattaggtATAATGTTCgtaaattataactaatttataattcagATTACTTTTGCCAAGACTAAAAAGATTCACTAAGATCATATATAAGTCCAAAATCATAAAAGTCGGTCGTTTTGGATATTTCTTTTGACCATCAGCCAATTATAACTGGACTTTGGATGCCTCACCATGGCACGAGCAATATGGTCAGAATTAGTAATAGTATGTTTAGTcgaaaattcataaaagaattCTTTGAATTAGTAATGCTATGtttagttaaaaatttataaaagaatttattttatttgaaaaaaattatatgaaaaaaataaaattaataaaattaaaagaaatattttagtattataaaatatattcacTTATTAATGTAGAATTCGtttgaaaattctatttgtttcattcaaatttaatttagttataactaatttgaaaaactttgatatatatatacggtgcaaatcttgatattttttttcatgcAATTATATATAGCCTCGTGTTAAAAGATCATTATAAGAACCCTGCAAAGTAATATGTTGCATCAAAGGACGAgccaaagttttgcattgctctaattttttatttttttttgtttttcatataTGTTGACTTTGATTAACTAACATGGATGTGTTTCTGATATATCCTTTGCTCTAactttactaatataaaagCTGCCTGTCACTTTGTAAAGCTAAGTCCTGGTCTATGCTAGTTTCAAGCATTCAACATTACCTTATTGCTTAATTTTTGCTATTACGAGACCTTGTAATTGAGGATGATTTCATCTGTTTCGTTCTCTTGTTTGTCTTATAGTTGAGTAACCTGCATTTGTTTTAAATGCTAGATGCTGGAGGTCGGGGACATTTCCTTTATGTGATGGAAGCCACGTAAAGCACAACAAAGCTACTGGTGACAATGTTGGACCTCTGCTCCTGAAAAAGCAGAAAGAGTAACTACAtctttccttattttcttacaGTTGTTAATGAGCCATGTAAACCCTTTTACGATGAAAATTTTTTGTGCTGTTTTCTGATGATCTCTGTTCATTTCCTTTGGATTCGGGAGAGTTCACTTTCATGTGTTGCATTCCCAGTTTTCAAACATAAGATATTGCAGTCAAGAGTGTGAGacaatattatcttttagtttattattgcCTTGTTGTCATGCCTTGACCAGACTTGGTGATCGCTTGTAGTCCATAGTGAAAAAGGACTGCTGGAGACATGCTGATTTTGCAAGGAGTTCGgcaataaaaatactatattaaagtttgacttttgattttttttttttttttgttgaacaAGCTTAGAAATTTCCCTTGTCAACTTGAAGTTGAGCCCAATCCTTAAGTGATTAATCGGGAACCAGGGGCTTATACGCCCTGGCCCATTTTTCCGGAAGCCTACCTCTTTTCCCATTTTTGCTTAACCCTTACGAGAACGAACCCCAGCACTCGTCTCTCTCCCCATCTGTGGTTTCTGGCTCTGTTTTAAATATCAACATAAGATATCATCACCTACATCTCGAACTTATTTACTGAGATTAGGAGTCTCTtgctattttaaaattgttgaTGCTCTAGAGCTAAGTTTCAAAATCATACCCTGTTATTTCCGTCCACTGGACTAACCCTACAAGCTAGTTTGTGGCAATCATTTGTTTGCAATAGAAAGAAGAAGGGTCATGATTAATAGAATgtgaataaaatgatattatgatAATAGACCACGCCAGTAAAGATATGCCATGATGGTTCAGGATCCACTCCTGCTCAACATTCATTGCCATGAACTATCCAATTCTTGCCATAAGCTCAGAGCAATGACATTAGGTGGGCATATTAATTAACTAACCACAAAGCTATCTGATGGACCTCATTACATAAATGAATATACCATTAACAAGAGTAGTCGTACAAACCACTAAGATATAGTGGCATATCTGTAACCACTAAAATATAGCGGCATGTCTGTAGATGATAAAGATGAATGATTTTGATAACTCAATGACATAagactataaaaaaaattataaaaatatttatatttttttatattttattaaatttatctttttatttatttttattatgttaaaatatcaaactacagttttttaacttctttttttaaattacaattttggttattattttgatttttctttgattgtttttcagtaaaacaactaaaaataattacactgtaaatttaaaataaaaaattaaaaagtcgtattttttaaaaaaaattacacattaaaaacaatattttttattaattttaggatATCTTTTAACTGTTCCCAAAGACTATATGAGAAGAAGAACCCAATTCCAATCTCTTAATGCTCTTGAACTTGCTGATGAAAAGCAGTTccaattttaataatcatcTCTTTTGTCTGCCACtgaaggtttttttttttttttaaggaagGGAAAGTGATTAACTAGACTAGGTTAGCACTTTACAAGCTTAGGTGCttttgctaataatttttgCAGCTACCCCTATTGGCTTCCTTCCATCCTCACACTATGAGTGTT
This window harbors:
- the LOC8266015 gene encoding CDGSH iron-sulfur domain-containing protein NEET is translated as MATIAAATALAAGFCYSKSRVEGLKPTTHAAAKPRRMIAVRAEAQGINPAIRKDEEKVVDSVMVAELSKPLTPYCRCWRSGTFPLCDGSHVKHNKATGDNVGPLLLKKQKE